The Xiphophorus maculatus strain JP 163 A chromosome 7, X_maculatus-5.0-male, whole genome shotgun sequence region actgcatcagtgcagtGTAGCATTGCGGTGATCAGCCTGTGGTTCTACTGATGTATCCAGTAGAACCAcatctcatcttcctcttgtcTTTACTGCACAGTTTCTCTATGGGGGTTAGGTCAAGTGAGTTTGCTGGACAGTCAAGAACAATAAAACCATGGTTACTGAACAAGGTATTGGTACTTTTGACAATGTGAGCAGGTGTTATATCATActggaaaattaaatcagcatcTTCATAAATCTTTTTAACAGTCAAGTATGGTAAAATTCCGAGGTAGACGACTTGATTAAACAAAGTTGACTGTAACTAGCAGATGACAACACATCACTGACCATGGGAACTTCACATTAGACCTCAAGCAAATCCGATTTTGTGCCTCTGCACTCCTCCAGGCTTTTGCAGGATTCTTATTTCCAGAGagataaaattttgtttttgttagctgTGAACCATGCCCATCAAAATGAGAAATTAATTCTTGAAATGTATCATTCTGTGTCCATATAAATTGAACATTTGAAACcacattactgaaataaattaactcttCGATTTGGGATATGATTTTCTAGCTACCGAGTTCCTGTTTGACCAACCAGAACAAAGTGAAGACTTCCAGTTTCCCTTTACAAGCAAGAGTCCTCAGTCAAGCAAGAAAATCTCCAAAGATGAGTTTCCGTTTTCATTCAACttctgaggaaagaaaaaccaCACTACAATATTTTGTGTATGGAGTTcctgtttatttccttttgttgtTGAGCTGGCAGTGATTTAAGATGAATTCAACCCTGAATTCAACTGTTGATATAAAGGTGTATTTGGGTTAATCACACAACAATGTATACATAATAGTGTCATACTTGGATATATATCAAGTCATTAATATATACTTAAACACCTcaaaagtttatatttctttatagATTCATCTCTTTTAAAGTACAGTAGTTGTAAagtttacatgttttacattgtAATAAACTGTTTGATAGGTTCAGAAAATTCTGTTAATTTGAATTAATACTAGATATGTTGCTTCAGTCACACAACCACACAATATACAcatgtatatataaaaacagaaaatgaacatcTTAAGGGTCCCTTGAGTTACAATCACACTAGCCACACAAAATAttcagataaaacaaacaaaacttttaaaattacttaattttttaGGATTATTTCTTTCACTGAAGGCTCCTGCTTATATGTCTTATGGCTCAGAATGTAAGCATTTTCTATATGTGGATTTAAAAGTAAGAGATTTATACTGCAGCATCTACATTCATTTGTTGTAATGCATGATATTCAATAAATGTTCTGTAAAACTTTGGTTTGGTGGCACATCTGGTTGTCTGTTCTATAGCAGCAATTTGAGTAGAAAAAATCCTTACAAGCACCTGGGAGAAAGTACACAATTTCTCTTTATTAAATGCGTCAGTTAATAAATGAATACTGAAAATTATGTTACCTGATCTTAAATAGTTAGTATTACACTGATTAGAGGtactaaaaaagttttttaagaaACATAGTCCCATTTTCATTCAACAGTAAGGTGCCTGATCTTCAGAGGGTGCGGCCTGAACTTTATAGAAACAGGAACTTGATTCTCAGGGCAACTGCAGTTACAGGCATACActaaataatagaaaacatcTTATACTTCAGTCATGCTAATGCAAAGACATCATAtctattgtaaatattttccactgCAACATTATTTACATGAATGTTACTCAAATATTGCAGCCACATTGTGATAATCTTACTTAAATTCATGCTATGCTTAGCAGTGGCTTGCTTTGTCTGCATAAATTCACTCACCTCAGCATCTGCCATGGCAGATCACCTgactttaaataaatccaaataattcacctaataattattttaccaCTTGGGCTACTTATAGCATTAATCTTTACGCCTGGGATGATGAACTGATCATTTAGCTTCCGCTTAAATCAACATGTTCTGTTCTAACAAAGAAGCACACTGTTCATTTTACacaattattcccaaaatacaTGTACAAAACATATCACAGGGGCACATTTCCAATAAACATATTTGCTTCATCTTTTCACTCTAATCTACATAAAAAAGTATTGAATAAGCCCATATGCAAGCCAAGCTAATAGGCGTGACAACAGCttaacataaaaatctaaacatatGACAAGAGAATGAGAGTTCTTGTTTCTTAGATAAAGTTAAGGCAGGAGGAAttcaactggagaaaaaaatatctacacTCTATAGTGGATGTTGGTCCAGTGCAATTTCATATGCAAATAGGAATTATTTTCCACTAGGGCACTCTGGCTAGGTTTATGAGGGAGAGCATCAAAACATCTCACTCATGAGTGAAAATGGGACAAAGGATGGATAGATAAGGGTTAAAAACTGCATACAGAAGTTTTGCCTCAGGGAGCCTAGTATCCAGCATCAATGCTGATGGAGCGCCGAGTCAAATGTTCCATCTCTCCGGGGACATATTCAACAAAATTGGTTTGATACCTGGCCAGCATCTTCAGCATCGGTCTCAGGTTGAACCACCACTGAACCTTGGGCATCCGGTGcctgaaaagcaaacaaacaatacCCAGAAAGGATTTGGTTTaaagtttttaacaaaaaaaagctgttttataagtttttcaTAATACTTACTCAAAGTCAGTGCTGGCCTTCAGGTCAGTTACAGGAATGAATGAGACGACCTTCCTGTTCAGGCCAAGCACACACGCTGTTTCTGGGGAGTTGGCGAACACGCGGCCTGGAGGGAAATGATGGTATCATCATCAAACATCTGCTTGCTTTACATCAGCTTGGTTTAGTACTTTTCTTTTCTGGGAGTGTAGCATAACCCTACCTTGTCGGAAGTTTTCAGTCAACTTCTCGGAGATCCACTGGGTTGCCTTCACACCCAACTTGGTGCCAAAGTTCCTATCGAAGGGGGAAGGTGCTCCTccctgcagcacaaacacacatcctAAGTGATACAGTGAATCTCAAACATGAAaactatctatatatatctttaAATGGTCTTATTTGTTTGGCtcttgttattttaataaaaaccaaTGTATAGATCGTCTAGgaatacaaaatatttgctttcacAATAAAGCTACTGCAAATGGTGTTGTCTTACTTTAAAAACTATACCTGCTGGAGGTGTCCCAACACGTTCACTCTGCAGTCAAAAACTCCCTTTCCTTCCTCTGTATACAGCCTATGAATAAAGTCTGTAGTGTAGTTCTTGTGACAGTACTCGTTcctgtttaaaaaagaagataGTCAACAGTAGTTCAAAGTTATTACACAATTATGTCATTCTGTTGTCGGTCTAAATATTaagaatgtttcattttatcagCAGAATCTTGGCTTTAAAGGGTCATAAGTATTTCCAGATTTGACAATGTTGGTCgtaacttttatttagttgtacACTTCAAAAACAAGAATGTCAATAGTTGGTGAAAACCGGTATCAATAATTGTTGAAGTTAACTGtactgcaaatgttttaagtaCGGTAACCTAGATGTAAAAATGCAGATCTCACATACTGAGACTGAAAAGTTGTCAAACGTATATTTATCTTACTTCAGATATTAAGTATATTTATGTAGATTTTAAATAACGAAGGTCTTAGGAAAATTTCATAAAGTCATAAATGTAACCCACTGAAACTTGCAGAAATCCAGCATCAAGTTAATTTtggcagacaaaaaaaaagttcaaacctGATAAGAAGAAGAGGTCACCTAGAAACAGTCTACacttaaaaatgtccaacttgTTACAAAGTTCTGTCTAAACTGCACTTTGGCCAACTGAAACACTGGATAAGGTCATTAAGCACTTCTCAGCTTTTATTCTAAACCagtcaaacagaaatgtgttgaaCAAGCTGATAGACTGGAagccattctttttttttagaaaatgagcCTTTACTGCGAGTACTttgaatttcatgtttttagtaATGTTAAAAGTAATGTCTTCACTCAAGATTTTAAATTGCTCTGTAAAGTTGCGAACCTTAGTACCAGACCCCGCTGGATGTCCTTCTTCATCTTTTCAGCCAAATGCTCAACATTGGTCTATGAACAGAGGGCACATTGAGAGAAGATGCATtaaaccagtgtttcccaaccctgatCCTGAAgacacactgccctgcatgttttaggtatttccttgcttcaatccagctgatttcaattgatgactgattaacaggcgtttgttgaactgcaatcagttgaatcaggcacattatagcagggaaacctctaaaacatgtaggacagcgtgccttgaggaccagggttgggaaacactgcaatAAACGAACAAAAAAGCgagacagaaactgttttgttttcctttaagtTTCACCTTGAGGTCATGGATGTTAAAAGGTTCTTCGAATATGTAAGCAGCATCAGCACCGACAGCAATAGCAGTGGAGGTGGCCAGATAACCACAGTATCCTCCCATCGTCTCGACTACAAACACTCGTCTCTTCGTCCCAGAGGCAGACTGCTTAATCTTGTCACATCCCTGAAGACAAGTTAAAATGAGACACAATTACTCTCAGAACATAAAAAGCTCCCCAAAGAAAGGATGATGATTAAAAAGCAAGATGTACTGTATTTCCTTCTGAGCTATAAAAAGGATTGACTGGCCCCATCTACAGACGgaccaaaaacacaatttttaccTACAAATAACCTGTGTTTATTTGAACCCCTggtgaaaatgtacaaaaacctttaaataagtTTGATCTTGCGATGCTGCACCCTAAACTCTCactgaaaaatgagaaaaatcttaactctgagtttatttattcagtgggagaaaaaactccacattaagaaataattggTTTAACTAAACCACTGGTTGCACAATTTTTATTACCTTGAACAGGAGAAGGATCTTTGACCCTTCCCTTGCACAATCTCTCTAGATCATCCCAAGTCCTTTTCAGTGAGCCTGAGTATAAGCCACACCCactaacttttaaaaagaaatgttcaatATTTGTCCCATCCAAGACATGACCTCAGATAGAGTTAGTCTTACTAGCATTTAGCTAACCCCTCATATTAACAACTGTGGCGACAGGGGACAAAATACTTTCTTTCTGGCAAGGGCcacttatgaaaaaaaaaaaaattctgacttttaaaaaaaagttaatttttcttCCGTACAACTCACATCTCTGCTGAGCTAGTTGCTCAatgctgagattaaagtcagaattcagaaaaaaaatctcagaattctgactttttccaagattctgagaaaaaaggcaaaattcttccccccccccccatttacCCCAATCCTCTTCCATACCATTGTATGTCTGTAGTGTTTAACTCTTGCTATGAAGCCTCGCTGACCCCTAGATGCCACTGTTTACTGCAGTTTTCTAATAGAGCTTTGGGGGCTTTTCTTGGCaagataaatgttttctcagGTAGCCTGCTGGCTGATCATGGATTACAAACTGAAACTTCCTAATGCCCTTAAGAGTGAAGcataagttttaaatgttttagttttgttacatttaaaggGATTGGTAGAGCTTTTCCcactaaataaatatactgaaggttgtatttttctcagtttttcagtGAGATTGTcttactgcaataaaagatacatttatttgaaaactttttttacaggttttctttaaatgagGCTGCCAATAAATGTGCGCAGATCTGTTCAGACATACCTCCATGGCAGCGTTAACAGCTGTGTCTGCTCCCAGACTGAAGTCCGTTCCTGGGACGTTGTTGCTGATGGTCGCCGGGACGACACACATGGGGATGCAGAGTTCATCGAAGTGACCCCTGGCTTCGTACAGCTGCTGCACACCTTCGTATGCCTTTGAAATTAACACATGGATTGTAAGTCTGAAGcctttaattaataatattcagtgatttaaagaaaataagagaCTCAAATACCTCAAATCCTCCAATTACAAGCAGAGCTGTGATGCCGAACTTGCCAATGTTCTCAACAATTTTCTCCATGAAATTATCAGGAAGGGTTCTGAGAAAGACACAACATGAAAAAAGGTGTTAAAATTACTTTGagacatttaatttcacatgtCACAAATGTGTTGCAattgtaaaagtttatttttactaccTGAATTTGCTTATGAGTACACAAATACTTGACAggcatatttttgaaaaagcacAACTTTCTTTTTTACCGCTTTGTCCCCAGGAGTGATCCTCCTTGACCCGTCCATCCGGCCACGTTGTGCCATTCCATTTCAAATATCTGCTCGCAGGCAGAAAGGAGAACAGtttcttttgaattatttttcaaaattatagCTAAGATTTTGCGTCATAAAAAGCCATCCTCACCAATCCGTTGGCGAGTCCTTCAAAGCCGTCATGGACACCGTAGACCTTGTGTCCGTGAGCAAGTGCAACTCTCACGGCTGACCTCACTACTGCATTCATGCCTCCAGCTGGAGCGCCAACGTTCAGAATAGCCACAGAGTGATTGCTCTAAAGTGGAACCAAAGTCAAGTTCATCTCACATGTGACATTCTGTGAGTGTTTCACGCTTAAAAACATGAGATAAAGCTAATGTCTGACAATCTAACCTCAGTAACATCAGGCTTTGGGAAGGCCAGAAGCTTGTAAATATTCAAGTTGTTCTCAAAACTCCTACAGAAACAAGACACATTATAGTTAGGTATGTTAGGTAGGCACTTTTCCATGAACTTGTAAATTCTTAATAAGttaatttaactattttaacAATGACTCGTATTTTGTCAGTGTTAAATACaataagaaacacattaaatgtgTACATCTAcacatttaatgtaaatttaattCTATAAAAACAATGATTATGGCTTACGGCTAATAAAAAGCCACAATTCAGTTTCTCAAAAAATTTGATTGTTACAAAATACttatttcaaagaaacaaaaaactaattgtaACACCAAAATGAAAGTCTACTGAAAAGTATGTTCATATCCTGTACAGTGTAACCTTGATTGGGGCTCCAATCCAGTGAAAGTGGTCAGCCTGTGAATCTGTCTGGAACCTCTAGTTGCTTCAACAGCGACCTTCACCTCATCTATATTGTTGCTCTGCTGTCTCCCATCTACGTACTAACACTACTCCAAACATTCTCTATGTGGTTTAATTAAGACCAGTTTGCTGACCAATTCAGTTCAGTGGTATTGTGGTCATTTGAAGTGGCTGTGGTTACCCAGGAAGAGTAATTAAAGTCTTTAATGGGTGTTGCTTCACAATCCTCTTAATCATGCAGTTATCTCTGCTGCATTTGTATCTTTTTCTACCAGAATTTACCTTTTCCTGTCACTCAATTTTCCATATGTATACACTTGCATATAGAGCTCTGAACATCATGCTTTATTGAAAATGAATGATTGTTAATTGGCCTCCTTGTTTACACAGTCACTAACTGCTAAGTCAGCAGTCTTATCAGTTTGTATATTAGAAATCATCTTTATTTGGCCTCGGGTAACAACTAGCAACGTTTATTTTGTCAAGTTTTTGTTAtgataatcatcaaaattaacaaaagtaaGCACTCCAAACACATCACTGTGTAAATGAATGTCAATAATGTTCCTTAAAGAATCATTATACAGCACAATCCAGGATAAATATGAGTGCTTACCCTCCACGCAATTTAACAGCTTCATCAAACCTCCTTTCATTCATGGCTTTCTGCACCAACTTGGTCTGCAAAAGATTGTTCATTTTCTTGTTAATCTGCAACCAGCCCCTGCTACATCACATGTTTGCCATCCATTAAATCAGTTCCCCCAGAGTGGAGCCAGACTCACCATGTCCACACACTCCATGAGAGGCAGACGGACTGAATGGTTGCCAGAGAGACCGATGACACAGGCTGGAGTGTCAGGAGAGGCCTCGATTAGGGCAATTACTGCCTCCACTCCCAGCTTGGTGCTCtgcaaacacacattcatactAAGATGAAAAAAGTGAATGTGGGTCTGGTGAAATCATGCAGGCTGGTCTAGGAAATCTTCAACTAGAGAAGCTAACCAGTAATAATTAAAAGAAGCAAAGTGACAGATTTTAAGGTTGCATATTAGTCATTATGAAAGttgtcaaaatgattttttgtgGGTTGTTTGCTGGTCTTCATGTACTGTTTAccaatttcaattcagtttatttagtgTATATTTAGCCAAACAGGTCCAACTTGTATTAAATTTTACTGTATACGACCCAGTTTAATCCaggaaaaagtcaaatttatatcaaataaaaataaattacaaattgtTTTTGAATTCGTATGTAAACAATGACCTGACGAGGATAACCAGGTTTAAGTATTGCCCAGGGCATTGCCCCTGATGGTTCTGTAAACAGACAAATGTTGTATACACAATCCAGTCAGGCGATGAGTTCAGACAACTATAAATAGAGGAGAACAAACAAATGCTCTGATCTAGAAGCGTTTAATAGAAAGTTTCCAGGGACTGGGCCTGGAGACCTAATACTCCAAAACTAAAGTAATCTTCACTCaatttatcataatttttttaatctatgatTAC contains the following coding sequences:
- the LOC102220680 gene encoding ATP-dependent 6-phosphofructokinase, liver type-like yields the protein MSSMDFEKLKMTGAGRAIAVLTSGGDAQGMNAAVRAVTRMGIYVGAKVYLIHEGYQGLVDGGENIKLAHWHSVTNIIQLGGTVIGSARCKAFQTREGRIAAAFNLVKKGITNLCVCGGDGSLTGANIFRSEWSGLLDELVQKGRITDKLAKQHNNLNIVGLVGSIDNDFCGTDMTIGADSALHRIMEIVDAIMTTANSHQRTFVLEVMGRHCGYLALVSALASGADWLFIPEAPPLEGWEDLMCARLEKSRNKGSRLNIIIVAEGAIDSNGKPISSTYIKDLVVKRLGYDTRVTVLGHVQRGGTPSAFDRILSTKLGVEAVIALIEASPDTPACVIGLSGNHSVRLPLMECVDMTKLVQKAMNERRFDEAVKLRGGSFENNLNIYKLLAFPKPDVTESNHSVAILNVGAPAGGMNAVVRSAVRVALAHGHKVYGVHDGFEGLANGLIFEMEWHNVAGWTGQGGSLLGTKRTLPDNFMEKIVENIGKFGITALLVIGGFEAYEGVQQLYEARGHFDELCIPMCVVPATISNNVPGTDFSLGADTAVNAAMEGCDKIKQSASGTKRRVFVVETMGGYCGYLATSTAIAVGADAAYIFEEPFNIHDLKTNVEHLAEKMKKDIQRGLVLRNEYCHKNYTTDFIHRLYTEEGKGVFDCRVNVLGHLQQGGAPSPFDRNFGTKLGVKATQWISEKLTENFRQGRVFANSPETACVLGLNRKVVSFIPVTDLKASTDFEHRMPKVQWWFNLRPMLKMLARYQTNFVEYVPGEMEHLTRRSISIDAGY